A portion of the Algisphaera agarilytica genome contains these proteins:
- a CDS encoding Fpg/Nei family DNA glycosylase, with protein sequence MPELPEVECWGRRVAEKHCLGRSIRSVYAKPDERIVIDGVTPRKLASALKGRTVEACHRRGKQMWWTLSGTGGSLLWHFGMTGGFCSYGKKTDRPKFLKVELQLDDGRYFGFTDPRRFGRIRLAADPLNEPPLSELGPDALLDLPGLAWWTQELARRKTAIKALLLNQSFLAGVGNWIADEVCYQSKIAPQRLARDLSPAEVKRLRAKLKHVLQKACDWEADYRRFPKTWLFHHRWGKNEDALTGRGEEIEFDTVGGRTTAWVPKVQV encoded by the coding sequence ATGCCCGAATTGCCCGAAGTTGAATGTTGGGGTCGCCGAGTCGCGGAAAAGCATTGCCTGGGGCGGTCGATCCGTTCGGTCTACGCCAAGCCGGACGAACGCATCGTGATCGACGGCGTTACCCCACGGAAGCTCGCTTCGGCGCTCAAGGGGCGGACCGTCGAGGCCTGCCACCGGCGTGGCAAACAGATGTGGTGGACGTTGTCGGGGACCGGGGGGAGCCTGCTTTGGCACTTTGGGATGACTGGGGGGTTTTGCAGTTATGGGAAAAAGACCGATCGGCCCAAGTTTCTCAAAGTTGAGCTGCAGCTTGATGATGGCCGGTACTTCGGTTTTACCGACCCGCGGAGGTTCGGGCGTATCCGATTGGCCGCCGACCCGCTGAACGAGCCGCCGCTGTCCGAGCTCGGCCCCGATGCCCTGCTGGATCTGCCCGGCCTGGCGTGGTGGACGCAGGAATTGGCCCGGCGGAAAACCGCGATCAAGGCTTTACTGCTCAATCAATCCTTCCTGGCCGGGGTGGGCAATTGGATCGCGGATGAAGTCTGCTATCAGAGCAAGATCGCGCCGCAGCGGTTGGCCCGGGACCTTTCGCCCGCTGAGGTCAAACGGCTCCGGGCCAAGCTCAAACACGTCTTGCAGAAAGCCTGCGATTGGGAGGCGGACTACCGGCGGTTCCCCAAGACTTGGCTGTTCCACCACCGCTGGGGCAAAAACGAAGACGCCCTGACCGGCCGCGGGGAGGAGATCGAGTTCGACACAGTCGGCGGGCGGACCACCGCATGGGTGCCCAAGGTTCAGGTCTGA